The genomic stretch TCTCCCTGACCCCATCATGGTTTTGAAGTGCTAAAtttttggttgtggtgctcatacACACTTGGCTGTGGCTGCAGTGCATCGGAGAGAGCACACTATTAGGACACGGAGGGTCCCAGGCACTGAGCATATGTGGATGGACTTAGTATCAAACTCAAGGTCTCACACTTGCAAGGCGTAGGCATTTTTGAATCATGGAGCCATCTTCCAGGTTCccaatatttattctttctcttgttttggttttggggtaacaGCCAATGAATATGCTAAGGACTACTTCCAAGTAGTTGCTTGGGGGTTGTCCCAGCAATAGTTGGGAGATCATGTTGGGCTACCAGTAACTAAGTTTAGTGCTCCCATATACAAAATGTGGTCCTGCCCTTAAAACCATTTCCCTGGCCTGGCCTGACTATCTTTTGGGGGAGGCCATACCtgaagtattcagggcttactcttggctttctattcaggggtcactccttgtgggtctgagaaaaccatatggggatgagggatcaaacctgggtcaacttcctataaggcaagccccttaccctctatactatctctccagccccacactatttattcttaaaacaatgagcaaggggccggagagatagcatggaggtagggcgtttacctttgtatgcagaaggtcagtggttcgaaacctggcatcccatatggtcccccgtggctgccaggggtgatttctgagcacagagtcaggagtaacccctgagcactgccgggtgtgacccaaagaaacaaaataacaacaatgagCAAGCACTAGAGACACGGCAACAGAAAAATAGGAGTTTTTATTCTCCTGGAGTTTTGTATCCTAGCTGGAAGGCAGATGACCAATAAGGTAGTAAAACATACAGCATGCCAGATAGATTTGTTGTGGAAACCAATGAATCAGAGGACAGGATGGAGAAAAGGGAGTGGGTGAGAGATGAGGAAAGTACACTTCTAAATTAGATGTGTAGGGGACAAAGATTTGAAAAGGATGAGAAAGCCAGATATGTGGACATCTAGATAAAGAGCCTTATATAGATAGGAGCAATAATAGGTGCAAAGACAGCGAGACAGAAATATGTCTGGGAACAGTGAGAGGGGCAAGGACCAAACACTGAATTTGCTCTGATGGTTGCAATGAAAACCTTTggctttggggggctggagagatagcaaagcagtagggcgtttgccttagacgcggaaggatggtggttcaaatctgggcatcccatatgatcccctgagcctgccaggagctatttctgagtatagagccaggagtaaccctgagtgaggccgggtgtgacccccccaaaaaacccaaataaaccaTTGGCTTTAATTCAGAGGACAGAAATCACTGACAACTTCACCAGGAAAAGGTAGGCTCTGATTCCTGCTGTGGGGGACTGAATGTAGGGCCTCATGCATGAGGCATGAACTCTACCACTGAATCCCATCCCTGGCCCctggatttatattttataaacatcagTCATCCTGGTCACTGTGTGAACAAGTAAACAGGAGCACCGGCTAGAGAGCCTCAGCAATCATTCAGAGCAGAGAAGTTGTGGTCTCATGAGAAGAGGTGAGAATTTGAATCAAAACTCTTCgagggtggctggagagatagcatggaggtagggtatttgccttgcatgcagaaggatggtggttcgaatcccggcatcccatagggtcccgcgagcctgccaggagcgatttctgagtgtagagccagaaggaacccctgaacaccaccaggtgtgccccccccaaaaatgtcacCCAActctacaaaaagaaaagaaacagtccAGCCACCTGGATTAACAGAAGCGCCTGGGGACCTGTGATAGGAAGAGAGAAAGCAGGATTCAAGTACAGGATCTGCCAGAAGCACTTGAAAGAAGCTAAGAGCCACTTAGCAGAGAGGGAAATAGGCTTGGGAGACCGTGCCTCTTATCTGCTCTGTGATTTGGGAAGCCTGTTTGTTTCCTCAACTCTTCAAGTGTTAAACTTATTGTTctagggcaggagtggtggcgcagcggtagggcatttgccttgcacgtggctgacctaggacggaccaaggttcgattccccggtgtcccatatggtcccccaagccaggagtaacccccgagtttcaccaggtgtgccccccccaaaatgtatttatatttattgtggtACCAGAAATGGATTCTCAAGctttatacatgcaaggcaagtgctctaccagaaATGAATTTAAGTTTGATGATGATGCTAATGGAGCCAATAGTGGGCTGATGTGACAAATGACTACAATCAGTAGGCTGTCGCATTTGTGAAGAATTTTCATGGCCATTAGCTCATTTGAGCCCAACAAGGCAGAAATGAATTCATCTTATGAAGAAGCAGAATGAGTTGGGcttgtttggttgttttcttttcccctttaggACCATACCCAGAAGTATTTGGGGACTGTGGGGGGCTTGGGAATGAACCCCAGCCTCCTGCAGACAAAACATacactttaggggccggagagatagcatgaaggtagggcatttgccctgcatgcagaaggacggtggttcgcatcccagcattccgtatggtcccccgagcctgccagaagcgatttctgagcatagaactaggaggaacccctgagcactgcagggtgtgacccaaaaaccaaaaaaaaacaaaaaaacaaaaaaacatgcaaCTTACCTGTTGACTTATCTTTGGGGCCTAAGAATGAGgaatttaaaatcaaaacaaactcaGGTTGTGTCCCTATCTTGTTATGTCTTGGAATTTCATTTCATCTcaaaatgaggaaatgacaagTGGGTACCAAAGAGGGGGCTGAAGTGAGTAAcccattcttttctgttttgtttttgagccaaacccagtAGCACTTCTGGCATACTTCTGACTCACTCCTGGTCCCCTGGCCATTGGGGGACTACAGCGGATGCTGAAGTTTGAACCCAGTCTGGCCCgtgaaaggcaagcatccaaCCCTCTGTACTAACCATTGCGTCCCAGTAAGCAtgcattttctttgtctttctttttctttctttctttctttctttcttttctttcttttctttctttcttttctttctttctttctttctttctttctttctctttctttctttctttctttctttcttctttctttctttttctttctttctttctttctttcttctttctttctttctttctttctctctttctttctctttccttccttccttccttctttcctttctttctttctttctttcttctttctttctttctctttcttgctttctctatttcttctttcttcttccttgctttctttctttctctctttcttgctcttccttccttccttcctttctttcttgttctttctttcttctttctttctttctttctctttctttctctttccttccttccttccttcctttctttcttctttctttctttctctttcttgctttctctatttcttctttctttcttcttccttgctttctctttctttctctctttcttgctcttccttccttcctttctttcttgctctttctttctttctttcttctttcttgctttctttcttttctttcttctttcttgctttctctcttacttcctcttctttctttctttctttctttctttctttctctctttcttgctcttccttcctttctttttctttctttctttctttctttccttcctttctttttctttctctttctttctttctttctttctttcttctttcttctttcttgctttctctttcttctttcttgctttctctcttgctttctttctttcttctttcttgctttctctcttgctttcttctttcttgctttctctctttctttctttcttgctttctctctctttcttctttcttttctttcttctttcttgctttctctcttgcttcctcttctttcttttttctttctttctttctctctttcttgctcttccttccttcctttctttctttcttgatctttctttctttctttctttctttcttgatctttcttgctctttctttctttctttctttcttactgctTTGGAGATTTCGGGGAGAGACTCTGATTTTGTCATTGTCACTGTCCTTTTCTGATTTTATGGCCACattgctctggacttactcctggccttgtgctcaagaatcacctctatttttgtttgcttgtttgttttttggccatacccgatggccttcaggagtcactcctggcttcgcactcagaaatcactcctgagctcctggcggggccagagagacagcacagtggtaggggtagggcattttgccttgcaagaggccgacCCAGCACCAATGGTGGTTTGgatccggcatcccttatggtcccctgcacctgccaggagtgatttctgagcacagagcgaggaataacccctgagcactgccggatatgtccccctccccaccaaaaaaaaaatagatatccagcaaccccatatgggatgctggatatcaaacctggatcGTACatgacaaacactctacccactaaaCTACCTCTCTGGTTTCCAGAGTTCCTTTCTGATATTGCCATTGACCTTCCCACTTACTGtacaacaaaagagattggaGTCCAGGAGACTCAGTGCCTAAATTCACACCCTTGGAATGCATAGTCTAGATTTGAGTCTGAGATGGGCACCAGACAGAAATCCTGCCACTTCTCCCAGTCCCCCCTGGCCCTCCCCTTCAAGTCCCCAGTGTCAGAAGGCAGCTGTCtcttccctgctccccaccccctaGGCAAGCTGTCCCGGGTGTGGCTGAGCTGGTCAGAGAGGCTGTGAGCTCTGTAAGCAAACTCAGTCCCAGATCCTTCCGGAGCAGGAATTCTGGGTGAGAGCTGCAAACTGTGGTGTGTGCAGATGTCACGTATTTCTGTGTCTGTATATGTGCTGCTActagtgtctatgtgtgtgtgtgcgcgtatCTGTGTTGGGGGGGGCTTTGAAGCTATGTGTTTTGGGGGGCTGGCGAAGGTATATGAAGATACTCACTTCTCTGCACAATCAAGTTTAGTGGTGGACCTCCTGCCCAATATAGCAGAAAACTCAGAAAAAGTCAGGTACTAAGGGTACACAGGTATCAGTAACAGTGGAAGGGggtgggagccggagagatagcgtggagataaggcgtttgcctttcatgcagaaggtcattcgttcgaatcccggcctcccatctgggcccccgagcctgccaggagtgatttctgagcatggagccaggaataacccctaagcgctgcctggtgtgacccaaaaccaaaaaaaaaaaagagtggaagggGGGTGATCAAAGGAAGGAAGAGTCCAAGGAAAAACAGGAGGTGGGGAAGGTAAATTTTCGGTCCTTGAGTCTGGGGTTCACTTACCTTGGCTCTGTGTCTCTACTGAACTCAgaccttcccacccaccccaagTCTTGTCCAGGGGAGGAAGTTCAGGAAAGAGGAAAGCCAAGGATGCCAATTGTCTTGCAGTTTCCAGTCCAGCCATGCCAGTACCTTTGCTCCCGTTATTGCTGCGAATGTTCCTGTCGCGCCTATTGCTGCCAGCTGCTCGCCTTGTCCGACGACACCTTCTGCCCCTGCTATATGGCCTGGCCCGCCGCCTGAGCTCCCAGGACATGCGAGAGGCTTTGCTGGGTTGTGTGTTGTTCATCCTCAGCCAGAGACACCAGCCTGATGCTGCTGAGGAGACCCCCAGAATAGCCCGccctgagagaagagagaggatagACACCCCAAAGGGGCCCAGGAGACCTGGAAGCAGCAGTCGCCATGGAAACGCTTTCTTTTAGAGTCAGACCTTCCTGGCAGCATCAGGGAGTGAGGCCTGTCCAGCGATGCAGTGGGGGACTAAGTAGACAGCAAGGGTCCAACTGGGACTCTTCTCCCCACTCCCTGCAAAAATGAAGGCTACAGTGTCCTGTGTCCTGCAGAAAATCAGTCTTTAACTCTTCCCAAGAACTTTGCTAATCCAGCTCAGCTCTGGATGAATGAATATTCTtatcctcctctcccctctcaggCAAATGGGGACCTGAGATGCAATGTGAGACTATGTCTAACCCAATCACAATGACAATGGACAATTTAGCCTTTTGGCAAGATATTTTATggggttttatttggtttggtttggtttggtttagtttggtgcTAAACATCTAACTCAGACATGTGAGGCCCAGTGGTACCACTGAGCTACCTTCtggttgtgtgtgtatatgtgttatagggggcagagatagtacagaggtttaaggtgcttgccttacatgtggcaagCTTACAGAGTACCACCCAGTAAGGCCtaaccctgcccccccccaaaaaaaagacaatgggTGGGGACAGGTTGGTTGAGTAGGGAAATTCTAGTGATTGGCAAAGTGTTGGAATGTTGAATGCATGAAACCTTATCACTAGcaaaattgtaaatcatgatgcctaacatttaaaaataataataataataaaagaaaggaggctggagagatagaatatcaggtaaggtgtttgccttgcataggcccATCCGGGTCCTATTGCTGATACCACATATGTGGTCCACGGTAGTTgggtgccagccaggagtgattttctgttttgttttttttttgttttgttttgttttggggccacacccggcggtgctcaggagttactcctggctgtctgctcagaaatagctcctggcaggcacggggaaccatatgggacaccgggattcgaaccaaccacctttggtcctggattggctgcttgcaaggcaaacgctgctgtgctatttctccgggcccaggagtgattttctgagcacaaagccaggagtaaaagctgaacaccaccaggtgtgtgagggagagacagagagacagaaagaaagaaagaaagaaagaaagaaagaaagaaagaaagaaagaaagaaagaaagaaagaaagaaagaaagaaaggaaggaaggaaggaggaaggaaggaaggaaggaaggaaggaaggaaaggaaggaaaggaaagaaagaaagaaagagaagaaagagaaagaaagaaaagaaaggaagaagaaagaaagaagaaggaaaagaaagaagaaagaaagaagaaagaaagaaagaaagaaagaaagaaagaaagaaagaaagaaagaaagaaagaaagaaagaaagaaagaaagaaagaaagaaagaaagaaagagaagagagagaggttggggggggggggttgtgaaCAGGTCCAGGAATTCTTTTGCTCCTTATTGATCCCAATGTCATTTGATCCTCACCTTCTAGAAATGTCTGTCTAAACTCAATGAGAATGTCACATTGTAA from Suncus etruscus isolate mSunEtr1 chromosome 18, mSunEtr1.pri.cur, whole genome shotgun sequence encodes the following:
- the MYMX gene encoding protein myomixer, with the translated sequence MPVPLLPLLLRMFLSRLLLPAARLVRRHLLPLLYGLARRLSSQDMREALLGCVLFILSQRHQPDAAEETPRIARPERRERIDTPKGPRRPGSSSRHGNAFF